A stretch of Anas acuta chromosome 3, bAnaAcu1.1, whole genome shotgun sequence DNA encodes these proteins:
- the CCDC28A gene encoding coiled-coil domain-containing protein 28A: MEERKIKRRSPKAATAHPAPAAGSKKSAVPASKSTAFGNPAPQPAAQKPKLKRVIKEKAKPPGGEAKGAQAAPIQHSFLTDVSDVQEMERGLLSLLNDFHSGKLQAFGNECSIEQMEHVRSMQEKLARLNLELYGELEELPEDKRKLASDSNLDRLLSDLEELNSSIQKLHLADAQDIPNSATG; this comes from the exons atggaggagaggaagaTCAAAAGGCGGAGCCCCAAGGCGGCCACCGCCCACCCCGCGCCGGCCGCCGGCTCCAAGAAGAGCGCCGTGCCCGCCAGCAAGAGCACGGCCTTCGGCAAccccgccccgcagcccgcCGCGCAGAAACCCAAGCTCAAGAG AGTAATAAAAGAGAAAGCCAAACCTCCAGGAGGCGAAGCAAAAGGGGCACAGGCAGCACCGATCCAGCACTCGTTTCTCACAGATGTATCAGATGTCCAGGAAATGGAAAGGGGACTTCTCAGCCTCCTGAATGACTTCCACTCTGGCAAACTTCAGGCGTTTG GAAACGAGTGTTCCATAGAGCAAATGGAGCACGTGCGGAGTATGCAGGAGAAACTTGCTCGCCTCAATCTGGAGCTCTATGGGGAGCTGGAAGAACTTCCCgaagataaaagaaaactaGCCAGTGATTCCAATCTGGATAGGCTGCTATCAGAT ttgGAAGAACTGAATTCATCTAT CCAAAAACTACATCTTGCAGATGCTCAAGATATTCCAAATAGTGCCACAGGCTGA